One part of the Helicobacter cetorum MIT 99-5656 genome encodes these proteins:
- the secG gene encoding preprotein translocase subunit SecG, protein MTSVLLGLQIVLAVLIVVVVLLQKSSSIGLGAYSGSNESLFGAKGPASFMAKLTMFLGLLFVINTITLGYLYNKEYGKSILDETKTNKELSPLVPSAGTLNPMQETPTNPLLIPQTKTPSKEPLNPLSVDISKKTKEPAKPHTQATQEKPKIHTKPTHANTHKKQPTKDEK, encoded by the coding sequence ATGACGAGTGTGCTATTAGGCTTACAAATTGTTTTAGCGGTATTAATTGTGGTTGTGGTTTTGTTGCAAAAAAGTTCTAGCATCGGCTTAGGAGCTTATAGTGGGAGCAACGAATCCTTATTTGGTGCTAAGGGACCAGCGAGCTTTATGGCGAAATTAACCATGTTTTTAGGTCTGTTATTTGTGATTAATACCATTACTCTAGGCTATCTCTACAACAAAGAATATGGCAAAAGCATTTTAGATGAGACTAAAACCAACAAGGAGCTTTCGCCTTTAGTTCCTTCAGCAGGCACACTCAACCCTATGCAAGAAACCCCAACTAATCCTTTGCTCATTCCACAAACAAAGACTCCTTCTAAAGAGCCTTTGAATCCGCTCTCTGTTGATATTTCTAAAAAAACAAAAGAACCAGCAAAACCACACACTCAAGCAACTCAAGAAAAGCCTAAAATCCATACAAAACCCACGCATGCTAACACCCATAAAAAACAACCCACAAAGGATGAAAAATAA
- the frr gene encoding ribosome recycling factor codes for MLQAIYNETKDLMQKSVQALSREFSTLRSAKVSVNILDNVKVDYYGTPTALNQVGSVMSLDATTLQINPWEKNLLKEIERAIQEANIGVNPNNDGETIKLFFPPMTTEQRKLIAKDAKAMGEKAKVAVRNIRQDANNKVKKLEKDKEISEDESKKAQEQIQKMTDEAIKKIDESVKNKEDDILKV; via the coding sequence ATGCTACAAGCTATTTATAACGAGACCAAAGATTTGATGCAAAAAAGCGTTCAAGCACTAAGCAGAGAATTTTCTACTCTAAGAAGTGCGAAAGTTTCAGTGAATATTTTAGATAATGTTAAAGTGGATTATTATGGCACACCTACAGCCTTAAATCAGGTAGGCTCAGTGATGAGTCTAGATGCGACCACCCTTCAGATTAATCCTTGGGAAAAAAACCTACTCAAAGAAATTGAAAGAGCCATTCAAGAAGCTAATATAGGCGTGAATCCTAATAATGATGGAGAGACTATCAAGCTCTTTTTTCCGCCTATGACAACAGAGCAGAGAAAACTCATCGCAAAAGACGCCAAAGCTATGGGCGAAAAGGCTAAAGTGGCTGTGCGAAATATCCGCCAAGATGCTAACAATAAAGTGAAAAAACTAGAAAAAGATAAAGAAATCAGCGAAGATGAAAGCAAGAAAGCTCAAGAGCAAATCCAAAAGATGACTGATGAGGCCATTAAAAAAATTGATGAAAGCGTGAAAAACAAAGAAGATGATATTTTAAAGGTCTAA
- the pyrE gene encoding orotate phosphoribosyltransferase, whose protein sequence is MNVKECYKNAKALLEGHFLLSSGFHSNYYLQSAKVLENPKLAEQFALELAKQIKEAHLNIECVCSPAIGGILAGYELARALGVRFIFTERVNGTMTLRRGFEVKENERILVCEDIITTGKSAMECAKVLEEKGAKIVAFGALANRGICKRTHSHLEAKEGACLPNNLPFFALEDFVFEMHEPSACPLCATSTAIKPGSRGN, encoded by the coding sequence ATGAATGTCAAAGAATGTTATAAAAACGCAAAAGCTCTCCTAGAAGGGCATTTTTTACTCAGTAGTGGGTTTCATTCTAATTATTATTTACAATCCGCTAAGGTATTAGAAAATCCTAAGTTAGCCGAACAATTTGCACTAGAATTAGCCAAACAAATTAAAGAAGCTCATTTGAATATAGAATGCGTGTGCTCACCTGCCATTGGGGGCATACTTGCTGGGTATGAACTTGCAAGAGCTTTAGGCGTGCGTTTTATTTTTACTGAAAGGGTGAATGGCACAATGACCTTAAGGCGTGGCTTTGAAGTCAAAGAGAATGAAAGGATTTTAGTGTGTGAGGATATTATCACTACCGGAAAATCCGCTATGGAATGTGCGAAAGTCTTAGAAGAAAAGGGTGCTAAAATTGTAGCTTTTGGGGCTTTAGCTAATAGAGGGATTTGCAAACGCACCCATTCTCATTTAGAAGCTAAAGAGGGGGCATGCTTGCCTAACAACTTACCCTTTTTTGCGTTAGAAGATTTTGTTTTTGAAATGCATGAGCCTAGTGCGTGTCCTTTATGTGCTACAAGCACTGCTATAAAACCCGGAAGTCGTGGCAACTAA
- a CDS encoding RDD family protein — translation MATKKNRAKTLLKPTPIRNATKNTSQLSLKGLGITLRLKAFITDIFMIYTPMLYIMTYIILGSAKSFRENQSAIFLCLVFYALTHSLFIAFKTQSPGMRYANFRLIKNNGEKVGFFLALWRFILWVFSMGLLIGFIAPFIFKFFLHDKLSGTHIEVEPQ, via the coding sequence GTGGCAACTAAAAAAAATCGTGCTAAAACTCTTTTAAAGCCAACGCCCATTAGAAACGCCACAAAAAATACTTCCCAACTTTCCCTAAAAGGGTTGGGTATTACCCTACGCTTAAAAGCTTTTATCACTGATATTTTTATGATTTACACCCCCATGCTTTATATTATGACTTATATTATCTTGGGAAGCGCAAAGAGTTTTAGGGAAAATCAAAGTGCGATTTTTCTATGCCTAGTTTTTTATGCCTTAACACACAGCTTGTTTATCGCTTTTAAAACTCAAAGCCCCGGAATGCGTTATGCAAATTTTAGACTAATCAAAAATAATGGCGAAAAAGTAGGCTTTTTCTTAGCCCTATGGCGCTTTATTTTATGGGTATTTAGCATGGGATTACTTATAGGATTTATCGCACCCTTTATTTTTAAGTTTTTCTTGCATGACAAACTCAGTGGCACTCACATTGAAGTGGAGCCACAATAA
- a CDS encoding NAD(P)H-quinone oxidoreductase subunit 3, which yields MQQATEALNHPYFGVFVLLVFTFWVFNLTLRIQRFLSRKMAQKKGEKLKLAPYECGPVALKQPNRISHHFYIMAMLFILFDVEIVFMFPWAIDFKKLGLFGLVEMLGFVFFLTIGFIYALKRNALTWQNLEVK from the coding sequence ATGCAGCAAGCCACAGAAGCATTGAATCACCCCTATTTTGGCGTTTTTGTTTTGTTAGTATTCACCTTTTGGGTGTTTAATTTGACCTTAAGAATCCAGCGGTTTTTAAGCCGTAAGATGGCACAAAAAAAAGGCGAAAAGCTTAAGCTTGCTCCGTATGAATGCGGACCTGTGGCTCTCAAACAGCCTAATAGAATCTCACACCATTTCTATATTATGGCTATGCTTTTTATTTTATTTGATGTAGAAATTGTCTTTATGTTTCCTTGGGCGATTGATTTTAAAAAGTTAGGCTTGTTTGGGCTAGTTGAAATGCTAGGCTTTGTCTTCTTTTTAACTATCGGTTTTATTTATGCTCTCAAGCGAAACGCTTTAACTTGGCAAAATTTAGAGGTGAAGTAA
- a CDS encoding NuoB/complex I 20 kDa subunit family protein: protein MQQAPVVLSTLDKLLNWGRSNSLWPLTYGLACCAIEMMATGGSRFDFDRFGTIFRASPRQSDVMIIAGTLTKKHAEFMRRLYDQMPEPKWVISMGSCANTGGMFNTYATVQGADRIIPVDIYLPGCAPRPETLQYALMVLQDKIRRSKAIKQDAPKRLI, encoded by the coding sequence ATGCAACAAGCACCAGTCGTTTTAAGCACTTTGGATAAATTATTGAATTGGGGGCGTTCTAATTCGCTTTGGCCTTTGACCTATGGCTTGGCATGTTGTGCGATTGAAATGATGGCAACAGGGGGTTCAAGGTTTGATTTTGATAGATTTGGCACCATTTTTAGAGCCAGCCCCAGACAATCCGATGTGATGATAATTGCTGGCACACTCACCAAAAAACACGCTGAGTTTATGCGTAGGCTCTATGACCAAATGCCTGAACCTAAATGGGTGATTTCTATGGGAAGTTGTGCGAATACCGGCGGAATGTTTAACACTTATGCGACCGTTCAAGGGGCTGATAGAATCATTCCGGTGGATATTTATTTGCCCGGCTGTGCACCACGCCCAGAGACCTTGCAATACGCCCTTATGGTTTTACAAGATAAAATCAGACGCTCTAAAGCGATTAAGCAAGACGCCCCTAAAAGGTTGATTTAA
- a CDS encoding NADH-quinone oxidoreductase subunit C: MIRKQSPYEDVQKQSRQHDRYKIIEPTPKKYLEGSAYEVVYNHLSYKHEILDKFIETNTAVFWVKKEDIFEIATILRHLGYETLSEMSAIDLCAKKGHFELFYQFVGFSHGCKNRRRVRVKCVLKPNESIDSLSFLYRSANWSEREAYDMLGIVFDKHPYLKRIIMPNDWVGHPLLRSYPLKGDEFAQWYEVDKIFGKEYREIIGKEQRDSARIDEKDTFNFAKVGYEQGKGEALKETEEKHAFKKIPFVKDLHKLAPTILKKRL, translated from the coding sequence ATGATTAGAAAGCAATCCCCTTATGAAGATGTGCAAAAACAATCACGCCAGCATGACCGCTACAAAATCATAGAACCTACCCCTAAAAAATATTTAGAAGGTAGTGCTTATGAAGTTGTCTATAACCATCTCTCTTATAAGCATGAGATTTTAGACAAATTCATAGAAACCAACACCGCTGTATTTTGGGTTAAAAAAGAAGATATTTTTGAGATTGCTACCATACTACGCCATTTAGGTTATGAAACTCTAAGTGAAATGAGTGCGATAGATTTGTGTGCTAAAAAAGGGCATTTTGAATTGTTCTATCAATTTGTGGGTTTTAGTCATGGCTGTAAGAATCGCCGTAGGGTGCGTGTGAAATGTGTTTTAAAACCTAATGAAAGCATAGACTCCTTAAGCTTTTTATACCGCTCGGCTAATTGGAGTGAAAGAGAAGCCTATGATATGCTTGGTATTGTGTTTGATAAGCACCCTTATTTAAAACGCATTATCATGCCTAATGATTGGGTAGGACATCCCTTATTACGCTCTTATCCGCTTAAAGGCGATGAATTTGCCCAGTGGTATGAAGTGGATAAAATCTTTGGTAAAGAATACAGAGAAATTATTGGCAAAGAGCAACGAGATAGCGCTAGAATTGATGAAAAAGATACCTTCAATTTTGCAAAAGTTGGCTATGAACAAGGTAAGGGCGAAGCATTAAAAGAAACAGAAGAAAAACATGCGTTTAAGAAAATTCCTTTTGTCAAAGATTTGCACAAACTCGCTCCCACTATTTTAAAGAAGAGGCTATAA
- the nuoD gene encoding NADH dehydrogenase (quinone) subunit D, with protein MAQNFTKLNPQFENIIFEHNDNQMVLNFGPQHPSSHGQLRLILELEGERIIKATPEIGYLHRGCEKLGENMTYNEYMPTTDRLDYTSSTSNNYAYAHAVETLLDLEIPRRAQVIRTILLELNRMISHIFFISVHALDVGAMSVFLYAFKTREYGLDLMEDYCGARLTHNAIRIGGVPLDLPPNWLEGLKKFLGEMRECKKLIQGLLDNNRIWRMRLENVGVVTQKMAQSWGMSGIMLRATGIAYDIRKEEPYELYKELDFDIPVGNYGDSYDRYCLYMLEIDESIRIIEQLIPMYAKTDTPIMAQNPHYISMPKEDIMTQNYALMQHFVLVTQGMRPPVGEVYAPTESPKGELGFFIHSEGEPYPHRLKIRAPSFYHIGALQDILVGQYLADAVTVIGSTNAVFGEVDR; from the coding sequence ATGGCTCAAAATTTTACTAAACTCAACCCCCAGTTTGAAAACATCATTTTTGAACACAATGATAACCAAATGGTGCTAAACTTTGGACCCCAGCACCCTTCTAGCCATGGGCAATTACGCTTGATTTTAGAATTAGAAGGTGAAAGAATCATTAAAGCTACCCCAGAAATTGGCTATTTACACAGGGGCTGTGAAAAGTTAGGCGAAAACATGACTTATAATGAATATATGCCTACCACAGACAGATTAGATTACACTTCTTCTACAAGCAACAATTACGCCTACGCGCATGCTGTAGAGACCTTACTAGATTTAGAAATCCCACGCCGAGCCCAAGTGATTCGCACGATTTTATTGGAATTAAATCGCATGATTTCGCACATCTTTTTTATCAGCGTGCATGCCCTAGATGTAGGGGCGATGAGCGTGTTTTTATATGCGTTCAAGACAAGAGAGTATGGGCTAGATTTAATGGAGGATTATTGCGGAGCAAGATTGACGCATAATGCCATAAGAATCGGGGGTGTGCCTTTGGATTTACCCCCTAATTGGCTAGAAGGCTTAAAAAAATTCTTAGGTGAAATGAGAGAATGCAAAAAACTCATTCAAGGCTTACTAGATAATAACCGCATTTGGCGTATGCGTTTGGAAAATGTGGGCGTTGTAACGCAAAAAATGGCACAAAGTTGGGGTATGAGTGGCATTATGCTAAGAGCAACTGGCATTGCCTATGATATTAGAAAAGAAGAGCCTTATGAGCTTTATAAAGAGCTTGATTTTGATATACCGGTAGGTAATTATGGCGATAGCTATGATAGGTATTGCTTGTATATGCTAGAAATTGATGAAAGCATTCGCATCATTGAGCAACTCATTCCTATGTATGCTAAGACTGATACGCCCATTATGGCTCAAAATCCGCATTATATTTCTATGCCTAAAGAAGATATAATGACTCAAAACTACGCCTTAATGCAACATTTTGTCTTAGTAACTCAAGGCATGCGCCCACCTGTTGGGGAGGTGTATGCCCCTACAGAAAGTCCTAAGGGTGAATTAGGGTTTTTTATCCATTCAGAAGGTGAGCCCTACCCCCATAGATTAAAGATTAGAGCCCCTAGTTTTTACCACATCGGAGCTTTGCAAGACATCTTAGTAGGACAATATTTAGCCGATGCGGTAACGGTTATTGGCTCAACAAATGCGGTATTTGGCGAGGTAGATAGATGA
- a CDS encoding NADH-ubiquinone oxidoreductase subunit E family protein: MKRFDLRPLKADIFERLEELIEKEMLIGEVAIFMFEVGDFSNIPKSAEFIQAKGHELLNSLRFNQADWTIVVKKKA; encoded by the coding sequence ATGAAACGCTTTGATTTACGCCCCTTAAAAGCGGATATTTTTGAACGCCTAGAGGAATTGATTGAAAAAGAAATGCTAATAGGTGAAGTAGCGATTTTTATGTTTGAGGTGGGGGATTTTTCTAATATTCCTAAGAGTGCTGAATTTATTCAAGCAAAAGGGCATGAACTGCTTAATTCTTTACGATTCAATCAAGCGGATTGGACGATTGTTGTGAAGAAAAAGGCTTAA
- a CDS encoding NADH-quinone oxidoreductase subunit G, producing MIKVTINGKTIECEEGQSVLEAARGAGIYIPAICYLSGCSPTVACKMCMAEMDGKRIYSCNTKPKNNAVIFTNTPALMAERKNIMQTYDVNHPLECGVCDKSGECELQDMTHLTGVEHQPYAVADDMKELDTWAKALYDPNLCIMCERCVTTCKDNVGENNLKATKANLHAPDKFKDSMPKDAFSVWSRKQKGIISFVGSVPCYDCGECIAVCPVGAMSYKDFAYTANAWELKKITSTCTHCSAGCLVQYDVRHFDTLGEESKIFRVLNDFYHNPICGAGRFAFDVSSSSKGSTNLKEAQNTLKECNAVRIGGDITNEEAFLIERLRKQLGFKIYNKDLYHFQQFLKVLGEIKRPSIEEIKTSNLVITLGSSIKTENPLMRYAINNALKLNKASLVVLHPIKDNALANLSRSVLNITHEVGAEEILLGMLLKMLDIESACLKSLEDSKQSVVDEVALKKLEEERQKALEEKKKQEEENKEKNEHSNNEEVATQELGQKQEENFEVPTKTTYSMLEEVGISLETYEKILALLQKSSNTLLVIGEEIYSHKQALNIAKMLRLLAQKSAIRFALIPPSANALGIASLCELSTEGFENEKIVGIRAQGDFTISSDNKVFEKGATNKVNFILPSLNQLEGTITNIEGRVLPLKPALNFEGYDLSDIMQGFGFIEENLIECTKQLPTEAGFKAIDFDSLTNHFTNDRANHRGYKLESSHFENSAKEYEKIECEPIKPLKEKITFNAYLKYPETQFNHATNKSENLQLKAGIYVSKAFLEKLNKEVGQSITLAKEQDEVTGILYLDESLEQEVFVISPCILDSVSNFFKESVFDSVSLKEQA from the coding sequence ATGATTAAAGTAACCATTAATGGTAAAACAATTGAATGCGAAGAGGGACAAAGCGTATTAGAAGCCGCTAGAGGTGCTGGCATTTACATTCCAGCTATTTGTTATCTAAGTGGTTGTTCGCCCACTGTCGCATGTAAAATGTGCATGGCTGAAATGGATGGCAAACGCATTTATAGTTGCAATACTAAACCCAAGAATAATGCAGTCATTTTCACTAACACCCCCGCTTTAATGGCTGAGAGAAAAAACATTATGCAAACTTATGATGTAAACCACCCCCTAGAATGTGGCGTGTGCGATAAGAGTGGGGAGTGCGAATTACAGGACATGACGCATTTAACGGGCGTAGAACACCAGCCCTATGCGGTTGCTGATGATATGAAAGAATTAGACACATGGGCAAAAGCCTTGTATGACCCTAATTTGTGTATTATGTGTGAGAGATGTGTAACCACTTGTAAGGACAATGTGGGCGAAAACAATCTCAAAGCCACTAAAGCCAACTTACACGCCCCAGATAAATTCAAAGATAGCATGCCAAAAGATGCCTTTAGCGTGTGGAGTCGTAAGCAGAAAGGCATTATTTCTTTTGTGGGTAGTGTGCCTTGCTATGATTGTGGGGAATGTATTGCAGTATGCCCTGTAGGGGCGATGAGTTACAAAGACTTCGCTTACACAGCTAATGCATGGGAATTAAAAAAAATCACTTCTACTTGCACGCATTGTTCAGCGGGGTGTTTAGTTCAATATGATGTGCGTCATTTTGACACTCTAGGCGAAGAATCTAAGATTTTTAGAGTGCTGAATGATTTTTACCACAACCCTATCTGTGGGGCGGGGCGTTTTGCTTTTGATGTGAGCTCTAGTTCTAAAGGTAGCACTAATCTAAAAGAAGCTCAAAACACCTTAAAAGAATGTAATGCGGTGCGAATAGGCGGAGATATTACAAATGAAGAGGCGTTTTTAATAGAGCGTTTGAGAAAGCAACTGGGCTTTAAAATCTATAATAAAGATTTGTATCATTTCCAACAATTCTTAAAGGTATTAGGCGAAATCAAACGCCCTAGCATTGAAGAAATCAAAACTTCTAATCTAGTCATTACGCTTGGGTCTTCTATCAAAACAGAAAATCCGCTTATGCGTTATGCTATCAATAACGCTCTCAAACTTAATAAGGCGTCTTTAGTAGTTCTACACCCTATCAAGGATAATGCGTTAGCGAATTTAAGCCGAAGTGTCCTAAATATCACGCACGAAGTAGGTGCTGAAGAAATTCTTTTGGGTATGCTTTTAAAAATGCTTGATATTGAAAGCGCATGTTTAAAAAGCTTAGAAGATTCCAAACAAAGCGTTGTAGATGAAGTGGCTCTAAAAAAATTAGAAGAAGAGCGTCAAAAAGCCTTAGAAGAAAAGAAAAAGCAAGAAGAAGAAAATAAAGAAAAAAACGAACACTCAAACAACGAAGAAGTAGCCACACAAGAGCTAGGACAAAAGCAAGAAGAAAATTTTGAAGTTCCTACAAAAACCACTTATTCTATGCTTGAAGAAGTAGGCATAAGCCTAGAGACTTATGAAAAAATTCTCGCACTCTTGCAAAAATCAAGCAACACCTTGCTTGTCATAGGTGAAGAGATTTATAGCCATAAACAAGCTTTAAATATCGCTAAAATGTTGCGTTTATTGGCTCAAAAAAGTGCTATTCGTTTTGCCCTTATCCCACCTAGCGCGAACGCTTTAGGTATCGCTTCACTTTGTGAATTAAGCACAGAAGGTTTTGAGAATGAGAAAATTGTAGGCATTCGTGCTCAAGGAGATTTTACAATCAGTAGCGATAACAAGGTTTTTGAAAAAGGTGCGACTAACAAAGTTAATTTTATCTTGCCTAGTTTAAACCAGCTAGAAGGCACCATAACTAATATTGAAGGGCGTGTGTTGCCTTTAAAACCGGCTTTAAATTTTGAAGGCTATGACTTGAGCGATATTATGCAAGGCTTTGGCTTTATTGAAGAAAATTTAATAGAATGCACCAAGCAACTTCCTACAGAAGCTGGTTTTAAGGCCATAGATTTTGATAGTTTGACTAATCACTTCACTAACGATAGGGCTAATCATAGGGGTTATAAACTAGAATCAAGTCATTTTGAAAATAGTGCTAAAGAATATGAGAAGATAGAATGCGAACCGATTAAACCCCTAAAAGAAAAAATAACATTCAATGCGTATTTGAAATACCCAGAAACGCAATTCAACCACGCTACTAATAAAAGTGAGAATCTGCAATTAAAAGCCGGTATTTATGTTTCTAAAGCTTTCTTAGAAAAATTGAATAAAGAAGTGGGACAAAGCATTACTTTAGCTAAAGAACAAGATGAAGTTACAGGCATTTTGTATCTTGATGAGAGTTTGGAACAAGAAGTGTTTGTTATTTCGCCCTGTATTTTAGATAGTGTTTCAAACTTTTTCAAAGAGAGCGTATTTGATAGCGTGAGTTTAAAGGAGCAAGCATGA
- the nuoH gene encoding NADH-quinone oxidoreductase subunit NuoH, giving the protein MSAYIIETLIKILVLVAIFSALGGFATYIERKVLAYFQRRLGPCYVGPFGLLQVAADGIKLFTKEDIIPQGANKFIFTLAPIIAMVSAFVSMAPIPFFPNFTLFGYEIKPIISDINIGFLFFLAVGSAGIYAPILAGLASNNKYSLIGSARATIQLLSFEVVSTLTILAPLMVVGSLSLVEINNYQSGGFLDWLVFKQPLAFILFLIASYAELNRTPFDLLEHEAEIVAGYCTEYSGLKWGMFFLAEYAHLFAFSFVISIVFFGGFNAWGFIPGGIAILIKVCFFVFLSMWVRATFPHVRPDQLMGMCWKIMLPLALLNIVLTGIIILI; this is encoded by the coding sequence ATGAGTGCTTACATCATTGAAACTTTGATTAAAATCTTGGTTTTGGTTGCCATTTTTTCAGCCTTGGGGGGCTTTGCCACTTATATTGAGCGAAAAGTGTTAGCCTATTTTCAACGCCGTTTAGGGCCTTGTTATGTAGGGCCTTTTGGACTTTTGCAAGTCGCTGCTGATGGCATTAAACTTTTTACCAAAGAAGACATCATTCCCCAAGGGGCGAATAAATTCATTTTCACACTAGCCCCCATTATTGCTATGGTGAGTGCGTTTGTGTCTATGGCACCTATTCCTTTTTTCCCTAATTTCACTTTGTTTGGGTATGAAATCAAGCCTATCATCTCTGATATTAACATTGGCTTTTTATTTTTCTTAGCGGTAGGTTCAGCAGGCATTTATGCGCCTATTTTAGCCGGACTTGCTTCTAATAATAAATACTCTTTGATAGGCTCAGCAAGGGCTACCATTCAACTACTCAGTTTTGAAGTGGTAAGCACCTTAACAATTTTAGCTCCCTTAATGGTAGTAGGCTCGCTCTCTTTAGTAGAGATTAACAACTATCAAAGCGGTGGTTTTTTAGATTGGCTCGTATTCAAACAACCCTTGGCTTTTATTTTGTTTTTAATCGCAAGTTATGCTGAGCTTAATAGGACTCCTTTTGACTTGTTAGAGCATGAAGCAGAGATTGTAGCGGGGTATTGCACTGAATATAGTGGCTTGAAATGGGGCATGTTTTTCTTGGCTGAATATGCGCATTTATTCGCCTTTTCTTTTGTGATTTCTATTGTGTTTTTTGGCGGGTTTAATGCATGGGGCTTTATCCCGGGTGGCATAGCCATTTTAATTAAAGTGTGCTTTTTTGTCTTTTTATCCATGTGGGTTAGAGCGACTTTTCCGCATGTTAGACCAGACCAGTTAATGGGCATGTGCTGGAAAATTATGTTGCCTTTAGCCTTACTTAACATTGTGCTAACAGGCATTATCATTTTGATTTAA
- the nuoI gene encoding NADH-quinone oxidoreductase subunit NuoI, which translates to MAKQEYKQLPKRAEIRSATEHFADTIKTSLGLDLFKGLGLTIKEFFSPNVTIHYPMEQLPLSPRYRAVHNLQRLLDSGSERCIGCGLCEKICTSNCIRIITHKGEDNRKKIDSYTINLGRCIYCGLCAEVCPELAIVMGNRFENASTQRSQYGSKSEFLTSEEDAKNCSHAEFLGFGSVSPNYNERMQATPLDYIKEPSEEEPKEETQAQTSTEINKGDENV; encoded by the coding sequence ATGGCAAAACAAGAATACAAGCAACTTCCTAAACGAGCCGAAATTCGTAGTGCTACAGAGCATTTTGCAGATACCATAAAAACAAGCCTGGGTTTAGATTTGTTTAAGGGCTTAGGACTTACGATTAAAGAATTTTTTAGTCCTAATGTAACCATTCATTATCCTATGGAACAACTTCCTTTAAGCCCACGCTATCGTGCGGTGCATAATTTGCAACGCCTTTTAGATTCAGGCTCTGAAAGGTGTATTGGCTGTGGGTTGTGCGAAAAGATTTGCACGAGCAATTGCATAAGAATCATCACACATAAGGGCGAGGATAATCGCAAAAAGATTGATTCCTACACCATTAATTTAGGGCGTTGTATTTATTGTGGATTGTGCGCGGAAGTTTGTCCTGAACTGGCTATTGTTATGGGCAATAGATTTGAAAATGCCAGCACCCAACGCTCTCAATATGGCTCTAAAAGTGAGTTTTTAACTAGCGAAGAAGATGCCAAGAATTGCTCACATGCTGAGTTTTTAGGCTTTGGTTCAGTAAGCCCTAACTACAATGAACGCATGCAAGCTACCCCCCTAGATTACATCAAAGAGCCTTCAGAAGAAGAACCAAAAGAAGAGACTCAAGCACAAACAAGCACAGAAATTAACAAGGGAGATGAAAATGTTTGA
- a CDS encoding NADH-quinone oxidoreductase subunit J: MFETIAFYFFAILTLSMALVVVTTTNILYAITALSSSMVFISAFFFLLDAEFLGVVQITVYVGAVIVMYAFGMMFFNSAAEVVERKQNPKVLCVLSFGVAILLTLILSAPSIGENLSQQVIGSQTPNIKAIGYALFTNYLIPFEAAALMLLVAMIGGIATGIQKIHGKNNAQFVKESL, translated from the coding sequence ATGTTTGAAACAATTGCCTTTTATTTCTTTGCAATCCTTACTTTAAGCATGGCATTAGTGGTAGTTACAACCACTAATATTCTCTATGCCATTACCGCTCTCTCTAGTAGCATGGTTTTTATCTCAGCTTTTTTCTTTTTGCTTGATGCAGAGTTTTTAGGCGTGGTGCAAATCACGGTTTATGTGGGTGCAGTCATTGTAATGTATGCCTTTGGCATGATGTTTTTCAACTCAGCCGCTGAAGTAGTTGAGCGTAAGCAAAACCCCAAGGTTTTATGCGTGCTTTCATTTGGAGTGGCAATATTACTTACCTTAATTTTAAGTGCACCTAGTATTGGCGAAAATCTTTCTCAACAAGTTATTGGTTCACAAACCCCTAACATTAAAGCCATTGGCTACGCGCTCTTTACTAATTACTTGATTCCTTTTGAAGCAGCGGCTTTAATGCTCTTAGTGGCTATGATTGGGGGAATTGCTACAGGGATTCAAAAAATCCATGGAAAAAACAACGCACAATTTGTAAAGGAATCTCTATGA
- the nuoK gene encoding NADH-quinone oxidoreductase subunit NuoK, whose amino-acid sequence MIGLNHYLIVSGLLFCIGLAGMLKRKNILLLFFSTEIMLNAINIGFVAISKYKQNLDGQMFSLFIIAIAASEVAIGLGLVILWFKKHKSLDIDSLNAMKG is encoded by the coding sequence ATGATAGGGTTAAACCACTACCTAATTGTTTCAGGGCTACTCTTTTGTATTGGCTTAGCCGGAATGCTGAAGCGTAAAAATATTTTATTGCTCTTCTTTTCTACAGAAATCATGCTCAATGCGATTAATATCGGTTTTGTAGCGATTTCAAAATACAAGCAAAATTTGGATGGGCAGATGTTTTCGCTCTTTATCATTGCTATTGCTGCTAGTGAAGTAGCGATTGGTTTGGGCTTGGTGATTTTATGGTTTAAAAAACACAAGAGCCTAGATATTGATTCTTTGAACGCTATGAAAGGTTGA